Below is a genomic region from Dechloromonas denitrificans.
GAACCTGGTTGATCGCCTGGCCAGCGAAGTCCTGCCGCAAAACAAGATTGTCCAGTTCATGGCCACCACGATCTGCATGTGCTCGACGATGCAGCGCATCGACCCGCAACACCTGGCCTGGACACTGGAAAACCTGGCAGAAGGCAAGATTGTGAATGCCATCAAGGTTCCCGAGCACGAGGCCAAACTGGCCAGGCTGGCACTTGACCGGATGCTGGCCATTTCCTGAGCAAAAAAGACCAAGCCCTTTGTCCGACAAGCATTTCCGGGACAAGGGCCTGGTCTTGAAAAGCGAGGGAGAGCATTGCCGACACAGCATTTTTACGGTTTAATACCCTATTGTCATAAAGCCCTCGCAACTTGTTTCTCGCTCGTATCCTTCTGTTTTTTGCCACGCTGACGGCTGCCGTATGCGCCGAAGCCACGCCGGCTGTCGCGCTTTACTACGGTCAACAAGCGCCGCTCAGCGATTTTCGCGCCTTTGACATTGTCGTTGTCGAACCGGATCACGGACATGACCCGAAGCGCTACGCTCGCCCGGACAGCGCCTTGTACGCCTACGTTTCGGTCGCCGAAGTCCAGGCCAGCCGGCCCTACTACAAGGCCATCCCTGAAACCTGGAAAATGGCCCGGAACGGTGACTGGAACTCGGTCGTCATTGACCAGACACCAACCGAATGGCCCGAGTTCTTTGCCGAACAGGTGGTTGCCCCGCTCTGGGCGCGAGGCTATCGCGGATTCTTCCTCGACACGCTCGACTCTTACCGATTGGCCAGAAAGTTCGATGAAGCCGCCCAGCAGGCCGGCCTGGTTCGGGTTATCGAAACATTGCACAAACGCTTTCCGGGCATACAACTGATTCTGAACCGGGGTTTCGAGATCGTGCCGAAAGTCCGCGACAAAATCCGCATGGTCGCTGCCGAGTCGATTTTTCAGGGCTGGAATGCCTCCAACCAGCGTTACGAACCAGTCAAGGCGGCCGACCGGGAGTGGTTGCTGACGCAATTGCAGACCATTCGCCAGCGCGACGGCCTGGACATTCTGGCCATCGACTACGTCGCCCCCCACGACCGTGCGCTTAGCCGCGAAACAGCCGAACGCATCAAGGCGCTCGGGTTTATTCCCTGGGTGACCGACAGCAACCTTGAAAGTGTCGGGATTGGCGCAATCGAAGCCGTTCCACGCCGCATTGCGATGATTTACGACAGTGCCGAGTCACCAGCGCTTAACTACGCCAATGCGCATCGCTTCCTGCAAATGCCAATCAACCATCTTGGCTACATCGTCGACTATGTCGATGCTCGCAAGCCACTGCCTGAGCAGATTCGGCCAGATCGCTACGCCGGCATAGTCACCTGGATATCCGGACAGCTCCCAGACACCCAAGGTCGAGCCCTGTCCCGCTGGCTGCTCAACCGCATCGATGCTGGCTTGAGGCTGGCCATCATTGGAGATTTCGGTTTTCCTGTCGAGCCGTCGCTTGCCAGCCGTCTTGGCCTGAAACTGCAATCAGGAAGCGTCTCAGGCACGCTCGGCATTGTCCGCCAGCACCCGATGCTTGGTTTCGAGGCAAAGCCCTTGCCCAATCGAACCGGACTGCCCCCCATCCGCCTGGCCGACAAGCAGGCTGAAGCATTGATCGAACTGCAAGATGCCAAACAGCAAATTTTCACAGGCGGCGCACTGACTCGCTGGGGTGGTTTCATTCTCGATCCGTTCGCCCTGATCGAAGTTCCTGGCACCGAACAGGCACGCTGGGTCATCGACCCCTTCCGTTTCTTGCAGGAAAGCCTGCACCTGCCAGCTTTACCGGCGCCGGATGTCACTACGGAAAATGGCCGACGCCTATTTTTCTCGCACATCGACGGCGACGGTTTTCCATCGCTGGCCGAATTCCCGGGCAGCCCGCCGGCCGCAGAGGTTTTGCTCAAGGAAATTCTGGAAAAATATCGCATTCCGACCACGGTCTCGGTCATCGAATCGGAAGTCTCGCCCGAAGGGCTGCATCCGAAGCAAAGCCCACAACTGGAAGACATTGCCCGGCGCATGTTCCGGCTGCCCCACGTCGAGATCGCCAGCCACACATTTGCCCACCCGTTTCTCTGGGACCACAGCGTCAAGCACGGCATATTCAAGGATGGCAAGGAGGAGTACTACCATCTGAATGTACCCGGCTACCGATTCGACCTTAACCGGGAAATCGTCGGCTCGATGAACTACATCCGCCAGCGCCTGGCACCACCGGACAAGCCGGTACGCATCCTGCTCTGGTCCGGCGATACCGCCCCCGGCGCAGACGCACTGGAAATTACCGAACGCTCGGGTTTCCTCAACATGAATGGCGGCGACACTTCGATCACCCGGAGCAATCCGTCACTGACCGCTGTCGGCGCCCTTGGCATCCAGAAAAATGGTTATCTGCAGGTCTACGCACCGATCACCAACGAAAACATCTACACCAATCTCTGGCGCGGCCCCTACTATGGTTTCGAGCGGGTGACCGAAAGTTTCGAGATGACCGAAAGTCCGCGTCGCCTGAAGCCGGTCAATATCTACTATCACACCTATTCAGCCAGCAAGCCGGCCGGCGTCAAAGCCTTGCATCGCGCATTTGCCTGGACGCAGACACAGTTGTTGCACCCGGTTTTTGCCTCCGAATACATCGCCAAAGTCCAGGATTTCCATACCCTGGCCGTCGCCCGTGAGGCACAGGGCTGGCGGGTTCGGGGCGATGGCCGCTTGCGCACGCTGCGCCTGCCGACGGACATGTTTCCCGACATGGCAGCAGCACAAGGCGTCGCCGGCCACACGCCTGGCCGCGATGGCAACTACCTTCATCTGACGGACAGTTCAGCCTGGTTCGCCAGTCGCAACACGCCGGACAAACAGCCTTATTTATTCGATGCCAATGGCCGGATCAGTCACTGGCAAAAAACACCCGGCCCAGGGAAACTGCGCCTGAGTTTTCAACTGAACGCCCATCAAGCACTCGACTTCCGACTGGCCAATGTCACGGCCTGCCGTATTGAAATCAACGGGAAATCCGTCACGCCAGACCGCACAGAAACCCTGGCGACCATTCCTGTCTCCCGCTTCCGGCTCAAAGATGCTGCTGCCAAGATCGAAATTAGCTGCGCAGCGCCCTGACCGCCCCTATCTCGCGCCACTCTGGCTGCTGCTCCTGCTCGGCGGGCTGATCGCGCTCGCCCTGATCATCATCTATCCGCAAAAGAATCTGGTCGAGCGGGTCAGCCAGGCGCCGGACAGCGAACTGAGCCGCGATTACCTGCTCAACCTGCTGCGGACCGACCCCAACAACCCCAAGCTTCGCCTCCTGCTCGCCCGGCAGGATTTGGCACGAGGCAACCTGAAGGCCTTGCGCGAGACCTTGCGTCCGGCGCTCAACGCCGGCGATCCCGAGCTGCATCGCGAAGCCCTGTGGCTGCTCTGGCTGGCCGGCGAACAGGAATATACCGCCGAGGTGCAGCAGGACCAGCGCAACGCACGTCGCAAGGAACTGGCCCGACAACTCAAGGCCCTGGCCAACGAAAACTGGCCCGACGAGCGGCTGGTTGAAATCGCCGGCAAAGCCTTTACCTTCGGAGAAAGCACGGCCGGCATCGCCCTGTTCGACCAACTGGCTCGGCGCAGCACAAACTCCGTCGCCACCGCCAACACCCTGATCGATGCAGCCCGTAGCGCCTTGGCCAATGGCAATTACCGGGGCAGCGCCGAGCTGTACTTGCTGGCCCGAAAAAAGACGACCAATGCGGCCCAGGCAAAACGCTGCTTTCTGAGCGCACTCGCCACCTTGCAATCGGGCAACCAGTTGAGCGATGCCCTGTTTGTTGCCGAACGCGACATCGGCGAGCTGGCCGATGACAGCGAAACGCTGTTCTACCTGACCAACCTGGCGCGCGCCGCCGGCCGCCCGGACATTGCCGACCGTTACGTACGCAAGCTGCTGCGCTTGAGCCTTTTGCGCCAGCTCGAACAAATACGCCTGGCCGCCGAGCACGGTGGCGCCCTGCCACAAAAAGCGGCTTTTCGGCCGGTAGACCGCAGCACGGACAATCCGGAACGGCAAGGGCCGCAAATTCCGTTCGACGACAAAACCTACACCCTGGGCTACGAGGTTTTTCTCGAAAACAGAAAACTGGACGATGCCTGGAAAGTTGCGGCATCCGCCGTTCGTCAGGTCCCGGAAAACCTGCTCTGGCGTGAGCGCCTGGCCCGGGTCGCCGAATGGACACAGCGCCCGGCCATGGCGCTCGACAACTGGCTGCATCTTGCCCGCCAGACCCAGCGCGACGATGCCTGGCAAGCCGTCCTGCGTCTTGCGCCGGGGCTGTTCAACGACGAAGCCCTGGTCGCCGGCCTGCAATACGAACTTGCCCGCCGCCCCTCGGACGCGAAGCTGCTGCGTGAAATCGTGGCCGCCTGGGAACGTCAGGGCGAGCCGAAAAAAGCAATCGCTTTCCTGGCTCAACTGAACCGCCAGCACGACTCACCGTTTGCCCTCGAAATGCAGGCTGATCTGTACGAGCGGGCAGGCGACCCCAAGGCCTCGCTGGAAACCTGGCAACGCCTGCTCGGCAAGCCTCAGCAGATCACTGCCCAGCGGGCCTTGCGGGCCGCCATTCAGGCGACACTCCTCGGCCACTACCGACAGGCTATCGACTGGCTCGACAAGGCCCGCACGCAGGATGGCGCCGACGCCGGACTGAATCGGGAATTCTGGCAACTACTGGCTCGACTGGCCGAATTCGAACAACGCGAAGGGCTCGCCGTCGATGCCTATACAAAGCTGACCGCAGGTCCGGATGCCGAAGAAGGCGACTTCGACACACTCCGCCAATTGCTGGCCGAAAGCTACCCGCTGGAAGCGGCCAAGGTGGCCGTCCTCGGTTGGCAGCGTTTCGGCCGGCCAGCAGCACTGCTGCAGGCACTCAATCTGTATGCCGGACAACAGCAATGGGCGGCAATGGGGGCTTTGCTGAAACAGCTCGATCCGGCCCCGAATGCAACACGGAACGCACTGGCGACTTTGCGCAAACAACCCGACTTCTTGCGCCTCTCGGCGCTTTACCACCAAAACAGCGGCCAGCTCGAACTGGCGCGCAAAGAGCTTTCTGCCGCCCTGCAGCTAGCCCCCGGCGTACGCGATATCCAGCAAAGCATGCTGTGGCTCCTGATCGACAGCAACGACGCGCCCGCACTACGCCGGCTGCTGGCCAGCCGCGAAAGCGAATTGCGGACGGAGAGTTCGCTGCACGACGCGCTGGCTGCGGCCTATCTCGCCTTGTCGCGCCCGAAAGTGGCCCTGGAGCGCTATCTGACGCCCCGCCTCGCAGCGCACCAGGATGATTTTCTCTGGCTGATGAATTATGCCGACGCGCTCGACCAGAACCAGCAAACCGACCGCGCCTGGCGCCTGCGCCGCCATCTGCTCAGCCAGGAATGGCAAGCCGCGCAGCCCGCGGCAAATGGCGCGGTCGACGCCAGAAACAAGGCAATTTCAACCCGTCGGACATGGCTGGACAATGACCAGGTCGACGCCACCCGCCGGCTCGCCCGCGCCCGCTTGCTGATCACCCAGCGCGACGGCGACACCGGGCTCGATGCGCTGCGCGAGTTGCTCCGCCTCGACCGCGGAGCCGAACAAAACTACTCGAACGCAGCCGTCGAAAGCATTCTCGGCTGGTTGCAGAATGCCGGCGAGTACAACGCCGAACGCGGCCATCTCTGGCAACAATATTCACGCAGCCTGAGCAAGCCGGCGAACCGGCCGCTGTGGGCTGAAATCTCGGTCGCGCTGGCCCATGATGACGGCGCAGCCCTCGGCCAGATGCTGGACGAGGCCGGCGAGCGCCTGCCGCGCTATGACCGGATCAACGCCGCCCGCCGGATTGGTGACCTGCGCAGCGCCCAGAGCGACGCATTCGACACGCAAGACCAGCAAAGCGACGACGATCCCTTGCACATGCAATTGACCGAATCGCTGCTCGCTTTCAGCGATCACGCCGGCGGCGCGCTGGCCAGCCGTGACCTGGGCGCTTTCAGCGAAGCACAAGCCAGCGCCGAATGGCACCTGGCCCTGACTCCCCGACTTTCGCTCGATCTTCAAATCGGACGCATCCAGCGCCAGAAAGTCGATGAAGCCGTGATCCGCAACGTGCCCGATGAGCGCTTCACCAGCCTGCGCATGAACTGGCAGGAAAGGGGCGAACAATTCTCGCTGCTGGCCGAAGATCGTCACAGCCTGAGCAACTACCAGCCGCGGCAAATCGAATACGAACATCGCATCGACGATCGCCTGTCGCTGCGTATCGGACTGGGACAAAACCTGCCCAGCCAGGACAGTACCGCGCTACGTATCGCCGGGATGAAAGACCGCTTTTCTGCCGGACTGAATTATCAACTCAGCCGCCTCGACCGGTTCAGCCTGGAACAATTCAGCGAACGCTACGCCCTGCAAACCGGCTCGGCGATTGGTCGCGGGCAGCACACCTCCCTCGTCTTCGCCCACGCACTGCGCCAGGAAAGCCGCGATCTCGAACTCAGCGCTTTCTGGTCAGCCCACCGCTTCAGCCGCGAAGACAGCTACAGCGACGCCGCACTACTCCCGCTCCTCCCGGCCAGCATTGCCAATCTCGGCGAACTGCGCCCGGATTTCTTCCTGCCGGAAAATTTCAATTTCTACGGCCTGCGCCTGTCGACAGACATGCGCTACGAGCGGGAATACACTCGCGCCATCCGGCCTTACGCCAGCTTGAGCCGAACCTGGCACAGCGAACTGGGCCCCGGCTATGACGTCCGCCTGGGCCTGGCCGGCAGCCTGCTCGGCGCCGACCATTTCAGCCTGACCTGGGGACAAGCACGCGGCGGGCCGCAAACCGGCGGCCTGACGCGTGACCTGAATTTCAATTACCGCATGCATTACTGACACTTTGACCGGAAGCCCGATATGACCAGCACATTCCGCACCCTGCTCCTTGCCGCACTGACCCTGTTGGCCAGCGCCTGCTCGACGCTTGACCGCAGCCCACCCCCGGCGCTCGAACGCCAGGCCAACTGGGTGGTCCTGCCCTTTGCCAATCACACCGAAACGCCGCTGGCCGGCCAGCGTGCCGAGGCAATTGCCGAAGCGATCCTGCACAGCAACGGGATCAGCAAGGTCAAGCGCTACCCAAGCAACCTGCAGCAAGAAGCGCTGTTCGATGCCGGCGAACGCCGCCAGCAGGAAGAAGCCCTGGCCTGGGCGCGCCAGCAAGGCGCACGCTACGCGTTGGCCGGCGCGGTCGACGAATGGCGCTACAAAGTCGGGGTCGATGGCGAACCGGCTGCCGGTGTCGCCCTGCAAATCATTGATGTCGGCAGTGGCGATACACTGTGGAGCGGTTCCGGCGGCAAAAGCGGCTGGAGCCGTGAAGCCCTCTCCGCCGTCGCCCAGCAACTGATCCGCAGCCTGCTCGGCAGCGGCCTGTCCGGCGCCCGCTGAGCCAGCCATGGGCTTACTTGATCTCAAGGCGCCGAGCCAGGCCGGCACAATGACCGAAGCAACCGGGCAAAGCTCGGCGCTCGATCCCGGCACGCCGCAATGGAGCGTGTTCGGTCAGTTGACCTCGCCCGTCACTCACCCTTGGGCCATTGTCGGCGAAACCATCCTGCTTCCGTTGATCGCCGTCAGCCTCGGGCTCTGGCTGAATCCGGACGACCCGCTGTGGGTCCATGCCAGTTTCCCCTGGGCCTGGTTCGCCCCTGTCGTCCTGGCCTTGCGCTACGGCCCGCTGACCGGCATTGGCGGCGCAGCGATGCTGCTCCTGGTATGGCTGGCACTGAATCTGGTTCACCCGGCCGAATTCCCCAAGCTGTTTTTCCTCGGCGGACTGATCCTGGTCATGGTCATCGGCGAATTCTCCAGCTTGTGGCTGGCCCGCGCCCGTCGAGCCGAAGCCATTCAACGCTATCTCGACCAGCGGCTTGAGTTCCTGACCCACCAGTACTACCTGCTACGCCTCTCGCACGACCGTCTGGAGCAAGACTTGATCAGCCGCCCGATGGCGATGCGCGATGCGCTTGGCGCCATGCGCAACCATATCGCCACCGAGCAGATGGACTCCGACTCGGCCGGTGCATCAGCCCTGCTCAGGCTGTTGGCCCAGTACTGCCAGTTGGAGGTGGCCGCGCTGCACTACCTGGTCGACGAACGCCTGCAAACAACAGCGATTGCCACGCTGGGCAACACCTCGCCGCTACAGGCCGACGATCCGCTGATCGAGCATGCCATGCAGACCGGCCACCTGTGCCACATTGCCCAGTCGCTCAACCAGAGCGAACAATCGAGCCGCTACCTGATCGCTGCGCCCCTGAACAACCTCGACGGTGAATGTTTCGGCCTGCTGCTCGTCGAACAAATGCCGTTTTTTTCACTGCAGGATGAAACGCTGCAAACCATCAACCTGCTGCTCGGCTACTACGCCGACAGCCTGTCGATGCATGCACTGGCCGCCCAGATTCGCCGCAAAGAACCGGACTGCCCGCCAGAGTTTGCCTTCGAACTGCAACGCCTTTGGCACATTCGTCAAAGTTCGCAAGTCAGCAGCGTCGTCGTTGCACTGGAAATCCAGTCGCGCCCGGGCATGCCGGATGTCGCACAACAAATCCAGCGCCAGAAACGTGCGCTTGATGAAAACTGGCTGATTCAGGACGTCGACCGCAGCATCCTGGCCACACTGATGCCGCTCTCCGGACAATCGGCGGCCGAAGGCTATCTCAGTCGCCTGGAAATGTGGGCCCATCAAAAAAGCGGCCAGACCCTCGCCGAGCTCGGCATCTTCGGCCACATCCTGCCGCTCGACACCGATCCACCGCTCGCCCTGCTGCAACGTTTAAACGAAATCGCCCATGCTTCAGCACAAACTCGGCCTCTACGCCCTCACGCTTGAGCTGAGCGCCTGGAGCGGCGGTGCGCTGCTGACCAGCCACAGCGACAGCGTGTTGCTCTGGTACCTGGTCTTTCACGGTGCCGCCAGCCTGATGCTCGCCAGCTTCGGCATTCTGTTCCTGCCGCCGGCACTGGCTCGCCCACGTCGCCCGGTCCTCCTGCTGATGGCCGGCTGCAGCTACGCCATCCCGGTTTTCGGCTTTGTCGGCGTGCTGATCGGCATTGTCATCCTGCGCACCTATCGCCCCAAGGAGCTGAACAGGCCATTCGAATCCCTGCAACTGCCCGAATTCGATCCGCATCAGCACAGCACCGGCGGCTTCCGGCAATCCGGTCTGCGCTCTTTTCTCGGCAACACGCGCGCCCCGATGGCCTCGCGGCTCGGCGCCCTGGTCGCCCTGCAATATGTTTCCGGCCGCGTGGCCTCGCCCTTGTTGCGCGACGTGCTGGCCGACCCGAGCGAAGACATCCGCTTGCTGGCCTATGGCATGCTGGACAATCAGGAAAAGCGGATCAACCAGGCGATCGACGAGGAGCTGAAACACTGGGCCGAGGCGACAAACGCCGACAACGACCAGGAGAGTGGCGCTCAGGCACAAGCCGCAGCCCGGCGCCTGTCCGATCTGTATTGGGAGTTGATCTACCAGGAACTGGTACAGGGTGACTTGCGCATCCATGCCCTGTCCGAATCCTCGCGCTACTGCCAGATCGTGCTTGATCACGAACCCGACAATCCGGCCCTGAACCTGCGTCAGGGACGCCTGCTGCACGATCTGGGCCAACCGGAAAAAGCCGAAGCGGCGTATCTCAAGGCGCTCAAGCTCGGCCTGCCATCGACCCGCGTCTTGCCCTACCTGGCCGAGCTGCGTTTCGATCAGGGCAACTTTGCCGGCACGCGCACCCTGATGGCCGAACTAGGCGACTGGTCAGCCCTGCCCAGACTGCGCCCGATCATTGAATACTGGAATAGCAAATGACTTACCCGACGGCTGAAGAAGCCGATATCGCCCTCTTGCTGGAAGGCACGTTTCCTTACGTCAGCGGCGGCGTCTCAAGCTGGGTCAACCAGATCATCCGGGCGTATCCGGAATATCGTTTCGCCCTGATTTTCCTCGGCAGCCGGCGTGAGGATTACAAAGGGTTCAAATATGAACTCCCGGCCAATGTCGTGCACTTCGAGGAACACTTTCTCTACGACGACATTGCCTCGCACGAAAAGCCTTCGCCACGCACCGGCGACGCCGAGGCGTTTGCCCAGGCCGCCAGACTGCATGAAAAGTTCGTCCCCGGCACGCCGCATGGCGAAGCCATGGCCGCCTTCCGCGATGTCGCCCATGCCATGATGCCGGGCGGCAAGCTGACGCTCGAGGATTTTCTGCACAGCGAACGCGCCTGGGAGATCGTCTGCGAGCGCTACCGCAAATTCTGTACCGATCCTTCGTTCGTCGATTTCTTCTGGACGGTGCGCATCATGCACGCCCCACTCTGGAAGCTTTCCCGGATTGCCCACGGCCTGCTCAAGGTCAAGGCCCTGCATACCGTATCGACCGGCTATGCCGGCTTCCTCGGCGCGCTGATCCGCCAGACGCGCGGTACCCCGCTGATCCTCTCGGAACACGGCATCTACACCAAGGAACGCAAGATCGACCTGTTCAAGAGCGAGTGGATCCGCGACAACCGCAACGTCTTCCAGCGCGACCCGACCGAACTGTCCTACTTCCGCCAGATGTGGATCCATTTTTTCGAATGGCTGGGCCGCTTCTGCTACGACGCCGCCGACCCGATCATCGCCCTCTACGAACAGAACCGGCTACGCCAGGTGGCAGATGGCGCGGTCGACGACCGTACATTCAACATTCCGAACGGCATCAGTCTCCAGCGTTTTGCCCCGCTACGCGCCCTCCGCCCGAGCGAAGTGCCGCAGGTGCTCTGCCTGATCGGCCGGGTCGTCCCGATCAAGGACATCAAAACCTTCATCCGGGCCATGCGCCGCGTCGTCAATCACCTGCCGCAGGCCGAAGGCTGGATTGCCGGCCCGGAAGATGAAGACCCGGCCTACGCCGAAGAATGCCGTAATCTGGTACGCAGTCTCGGCCTGGAAAACAACGTCAAATTTCTCGGTTTCCAGAAAATTGACGACCTGATGCCCAAGATCGGCCTGACCATCCTCTCGTCGATCAGCGAAGCCTTGCCGCTGGTCATTCTCGAAGGCTACGCGGCGGGTGTGCCGACCATATCGACCGACGTTGGCTCCTGCCGCCAGTTGATCGAGGGCCTCGCTCCGGAAGACAAGGCGCTCGGCGTTTCGGGCGCAGTCGTCAGCATTGCCGATCCGCAGGCCCTGGCCGATGCGGCGATTGCCCTGCTGCGCGCACCGGAACAATGGCAAGCCGCCAGCCGGGCCGGCATCGCACGGGTCGAACGCTATTACACCGACACCTTGATGTTCGGCCATTACCGGGATGTTTACGAACAGGCGCTGGCCGCCGCGACGGAAGGGCGCTGAGCATGGCCGGGATCGGTTTCGAATTACGTCGCCTGCTGCGCAAGAACACCCTGCTCGGCCTGGTCGAGGCCTACACCTACGCCGGGATCATTGGCTCCGGCCCCTGGGTTTTTTCGATTCTCGGCATCCTGCTGGTCGGCCTGATCAGTGCCAGCTTCGTCACCCCATCCGTCTTGATCACCCAGTTCCAGACTTCGGTCACCTACCTCGTGGCCGTCAGCCTGGTCGTCACCGGTCTTGTCCAGCTCGCCTTTACCCGCTTCGTCTCGGATCGCCTTTTCGAGAAACGCAACGACTGGATCATGCCCAATCTCAACGGCTTGCTGCTCGTCGTCGTACTGGTTTCCGGCGCCCTCGGCAGCCTCTGCCTGTTCCTGGTTTTCCCCGGTCTGGGCCTGCTTTACCGGCTATTGATGCTGGCCGGTTTCGTCCTGATGTGCGCCGTCTGGGTGATGACTGTCTTTCTCTCGGGGATGAAGCGTTACCACGCCATCGTCATCCTGTTTGGCATTGCTTACTCGATTATTGTCGGGCTTTCGCTGATTCTCCGGCGCTACGGGCTGGAAGGCCTGCTCGGCGGATTCGTCATCGGCCATTTCGTGCTGGTTGCCGGCATGTGGCTGCTCACCGCCCGCGACTTTCTGCCACGCGAACGCCTGATCAGTTTCGATTTCGCCGACCGCGACAAAATCTACCCCAGCCTGATGGCCGTCGGCCTGCTCTACAACCTCGGCGTCTGGGTCGACAAATTCATGTTCTGGTATTTCCCCGGCACCTCGGACCCAATCATCGGCGGCTTGCGCGCCTCGCTGATCTACGACCTGCCGGTTTTCCTGTCCTATCTCTCGATCATTCCCGGCATGGCGGTCTTCCTTGTGCGCATCGAAACCGATTTCGTCGAGTTCTACGACAAGTTCTACAACGCCGTTCGCAGCGGCGGCTCACTCGAATTCATCGAGAACATGCGCGATGAAATGGTTTATTCGATCCAGCAAGGACTGAGCGAAATCGGCAAGATCCAGACCCTGGCAGTACTCGCCACTTTCGTAGCCGGCCCGGCCTTGCTGCACAGCCTGGACATCAGCGAACTGTACCTGCCGCTGCTTTACGTCCAGGTCATCGGCGCCGGCCTGCAAGTCGGGCTGATGGCGGTACTCAACGTCTTCTTTTACCTCGATCAGC
It encodes:
- a CDS encoding PelD GGDEF domain-containing protein, producing MGLLDLKAPSQAGTMTEATGQSSALDPGTPQWSVFGQLTSPVTHPWAIVGETILLPLIAVSLGLWLNPDDPLWVHASFPWAWFAPVVLALRYGPLTGIGGAAMLLLVWLALNLVHPAEFPKLFFLGGLILVMVIGEFSSLWLARARRAEAIQRYLDQRLEFLTHQYYLLRLSHDRLEQDLISRPMAMRDALGAMRNHIATEQMDSDSAGASALLRLLAQYCQLEVAALHYLVDERLQTTAIATLGNTSPLQADDPLIEHAMQTGHLCHIAQSLNQSEQSSRYLIAAPLNNLDGECFGLLLVEQMPFFSLQDETLQTINLLLGYYADSLSMHALAAQIRRKEPDCPPEFAFELQRLWHIRQSSQVSSVVVALEIQSRPGMPDVAQQIQRQKRALDENWLIQDVDRSILATLMPLSGQSAAEGYLSRLEMWAHQKSGQTLAELGIFGHILPLDTDPPLALLQRLNEIAHASAQTRPLRPHA
- the pelF gene encoding GT4 family glycosyltransferase PelF, giving the protein MTYPTAEEADIALLLEGTFPYVSGGVSSWVNQIIRAYPEYRFALIFLGSRREDYKGFKYELPANVVHFEEHFLYDDIASHEKPSPRTGDAEAFAQAARLHEKFVPGTPHGEAMAAFRDVAHAMMPGGKLTLEDFLHSERAWEIVCERYRKFCTDPSFVDFFWTVRIMHAPLWKLSRIAHGLLKVKALHTVSTGYAGFLGALIRQTRGTPLILSEHGIYTKERKIDLFKSEWIRDNRNVFQRDPTELSYFRQMWIHFFEWLGRFCYDAADPIIALYEQNRLRQVADGAVDDRTFNIPNGISLQRFAPLRALRPSEVPQVLCLIGRVVPIKDIKTFIRAMRRVVNHLPQAEGWIAGPEDEDPAYAEECRNLVRSLGLENNVKFLGFQKIDDLMPKIGLTILSSISEALPLVILEGYAAGVPTISTDVGSCRQLIEGLAPEDKALGVSGAVVSIADPQALADAAIALLRAPEQWQAASRAGIARVERYYTDTLMFGHYRDVYEQALAAATEGR
- a CDS encoding tetratricopeptide repeat protein, whose product is MLLPRSKLAAQRPDRPYLAPLWLLLLLGGLIALALIIIYPQKNLVERVSQAPDSELSRDYLLNLLRTDPNNPKLRLLLARQDLARGNLKALRETLRPALNAGDPELHREALWLLWLAGEQEYTAEVQQDQRNARRKELARQLKALANENWPDERLVEIAGKAFTFGESTAGIALFDQLARRSTNSVATANTLIDAARSALANGNYRGSAELYLLARKKTTNAAQAKRCFLSALATLQSGNQLSDALFVAERDIGELADDSETLFYLTNLARAAGRPDIADRYVRKLLRLSLLRQLEQIRLAAEHGGALPQKAAFRPVDRSTDNPERQGPQIPFDDKTYTLGYEVFLENRKLDDAWKVAASAVRQVPENLLWRERLARVAEWTQRPAMALDNWLHLARQTQRDDAWQAVLRLAPGLFNDEALVAGLQYELARRPSDAKLLREIVAAWERQGEPKKAIAFLAQLNRQHDSPFALEMQADLYERAGDPKASLETWQRLLGKPQQITAQRALRAAIQATLLGHYRQAIDWLDKARTQDGADAGLNREFWQLLARLAEFEQREGLAVDAYTKLTAGPDAEEGDFDTLRQLLAESYPLEAAKVAVLGWQRFGRPAALLQALNLYAGQQQWAAMGALLKQLDPAPNATRNALATLRKQPDFLRLSALYHQNSGQLELARKELSAALQLAPGVRDIQQSMLWLLIDSNDAPALRRLLASRESELRTESSLHDALAAAYLALSRPKVALERYLTPRLAAHQDDFLWLMNYADALDQNQQTDRAWRLRRHLLSQEWQAAQPAANGAVDARNKAISTRRTWLDNDQVDATRRLARARLLITQRDGDTGLDALRELLRLDRGAEQNYSNAAVESILGWLQNAGEYNAERGHLWQQYSRSLSKPANRPLWAEISVALAHDDGAALGQMLDEAGERLPRYDRINAARRIGDLRSAQSDAFDTQDQQSDDDPLHMQLTESLLAFSDHAGGALASRDLGAFSEAQASAEWHLALTPRLSLDLQIGRIQRQKVDEAVIRNVPDERFTSLRMNWQERGEQFSLLAEDRHSLSNYQPRQIEYEHRIDDRLSLRIGLGQNLPSQDSTALRIAGMKDRFSAGLNYQLSRLDRFSLEQFSERYALQTGSAIGRGQHTSLVFAHALRQESRDLELSAFWSAHRFSREDSYSDAALLPLLPASIANLGELRPDFFLPENFNFYGLRLSTDMRYEREYTRAIRPYASLSRTWHSELGPGYDVRLGLAGSLLGADHFSLTWGQARGGPQTGGLTRDLNFNYRMHY
- a CDS encoding bifunctional glycoside hydrolase 114/ polysaccharide deacetylase family protein; this translates as MFLARILLFFATLTAAVCAEATPAVALYYGQQAPLSDFRAFDIVVVEPDHGHDPKRYARPDSALYAYVSVAEVQASRPYYKAIPETWKMARNGDWNSVVIDQTPTEWPEFFAEQVVAPLWARGYRGFFLDTLDSYRLARKFDEAAQQAGLVRVIETLHKRFPGIQLILNRGFEIVPKVRDKIRMVAAESIFQGWNASNQRYEPVKAADREWLLTQLQTIRQRDGLDILAIDYVAPHDRALSRETAERIKALGFIPWVTDSNLESVGIGAIEAVPRRIAMIYDSAESPALNYANAHRFLQMPINHLGYIVDYVDARKPLPEQIRPDRYAGIVTWISGQLPDTQGRALSRWLLNRIDAGLRLAIIGDFGFPVEPSLASRLGLKLQSGSVSGTLGIVRQHPMLGFEAKPLPNRTGLPPIRLADKQAEALIELQDAKQQIFTGGALTRWGGFILDPFALIEVPGTEQARWVIDPFRFLQESLHLPALPAPDVTTENGRRLFFSHIDGDGFPSLAEFPGSPPAAEVLLKEILEKYRIPTTVSVIESEVSPEGLHPKQSPQLEDIARRMFRLPHVEIASHTFAHPFLWDHSVKHGIFKDGKEEYYHLNVPGYRFDLNREIVGSMNYIRQRLAPPDKPVRILLWSGDTAPGADALEITERSGFLNMNGGDTSITRSNPSLTAVGALGIQKNGYLQVYAPITNENIYTNLWRGPYYGFERVTESFEMTESPRRLKPVNIYYHTYSASKPAGVKALHRAFAWTQTQLLHPVFASEYIAKVQDFHTLAVAREAQGWRVRGDGRLRTLRLPTDMFPDMAAAQGVAGHTPGRDGNYLHLTDSSAWFASRNTPDKQPYLFDANGRISHWQKTPGPGKLRLSFQLNAHQALDFRLANVTACRIEINGKSVTPDRTETLATIPVSRFRLKDAAAKIEISCAAP